In Desulfonispora thiosulfatigenes DSM 11270, the DNA window TAGCTAATTCAACGATAGTAACATTGACCCCTCTTTCATGAAGATTTTCAGCTATTTCAAGGCCTATAAATCCTCCCCCAACTACAACAGCATGCTTAGGTTTACTATTATCTACTAATTCCTTTATTCTAAAAGTATCGTCTAAATTTCGTAGTGTAAATACATTTTTAGCCTTAATCCCTGCAATATCAGGTTTAAAAGGAGCAGCCCCAGGAGATAAAATCAATTTATCATAGCTTTCGGTATATTTTTTATTTTTCTTTAAATCCATTACTTCTACCTGTTTATTTTTAGGGTCAATATTTATGACTTCATTATTTACCCTTACATCGACTCTAAAACGTTGCTCCATACCTTCAGCTGTTTGAACCAGGAGGTTTTCTCTGTGTTTAATAACTTCTCCAATATGATAAGGTAAGCCACAGTTAGCAAATGATATATTTGGTCCGCGTTCAAATAAGATTATTTCAATATTTTCGTCAATTCTTCTAAGCCTAGCAGCTGCACTAGCACCTCCAGCAACTCCACCGATAATTAGTACCTTCAAATATATCCTCTCCTTTAACTATTCTTGTAAGTAAATATATAAATCTTTCTCATTTAATTCAGGGTAATGTCGTAATATATTTTTAAACAAAATATGTGTATCAATAATATTGTACCTATATTTTGTTTGAATATCCGTAAGATAGTTAATCAGTTTAGTTTTTCCTTCAATATTTCTTATATTATCCCAAAATAAGATTGATTTATGATAAATAGCATCTGTGTACATTTCCTTATCAGAATAGTTTAATATAGAATCTAAACTAGAATAAGTTATATTTTTTTTAATAATTCTCTTAATTTCTTTATCATAATAATAATGACCATATTTATTTTCTAAATATAATAAAGAAGAATAAGTAGCTAAGCTTTCATCTATCCACGGTTCGTTAGCTTGATCTGAACAAACTAAACTATACCAATACTGATGGGCAACTTCATGAGCAATTGTTTTTTCTCCTAACTGATCATGAATTGTACTTAAAAATAGCATTCCTGAAAACTCCATGCCATAAAGATTATCTAAGGGCACATCCACTAAAACTAATTGTTCATAAGGATATTTCCCATAAATACTATTATAATATTCTAGACTCGCACTGGCATGAGGTAAAGCATTCCTATTTTTATTTAAATAGCAATAGACTACTTGAGTACCCTGCACATTTTTTTGTTTCTTTTTAAATCCTGTACCATAAACTATAGTGAAATCTCGAACTGGTAATTTACTATCAAAAGTAATAGTTTTTGTCTCTTTTATTACATTTTCAGAAATACTGTAAGGTGTTATTATATCAAAATCTGTAGGAGCAGTAATGGTTCCGAAAAAGTTAGCCGCTGGATAAAAATAAGGTTCTCCAAAATCGCTCTTAATAAAGCTAAGCCACTCTTTTTTCTTTTCATCAAAGGGAGGTATAGCAGGATACCAATTAGATAGCATATTTACACCTTGATGACTTCCCATCATTTTAGCTTGGTCTGGAAGAAAAGTAGTAAACTTTACATAAATATTTACTTTTTCTTTAGGGAATAAACCTTTGTCAAAATATATATTAATTTCATTGTTATTTTCTTCG includes these proteins:
- a CDS encoding M1 family aminopeptidase, which gives rise to MLKKTILVLVYTLVAFFILNMHSNFKEKVNSESYPKQGYIYSLYNKQDNENVPQYKLKSKIYKDKMIVTEMMIKYKNNYDFLQSDLRLILPANILYEDKYINILNINTDKKSKYEENNNEINIYFDKGLFPKEKVNIYVKFTTFLPDQAKMMGSHQGVNMLSNWYPAIPPFDEKKKEWLSFIKSDFGEPYFYPAANFFGTITAPTDFDIITPYSISENVIKETKTITFDSKLPVRDFTIVYGTGFKKKQKNVQGTQVVYCYLNKNRNALPHASASLEYYNSIYGKYPYEQLVLVDVPLDNLYGMEFSGMLFLSTIHDQLGEKTIAHEVAHQYWYSLVCSDQANEPWIDESLATYSSLLYLENKYGHYYYDKEIKRIIKKNITYSSLDSILNYSDKEMYTDAIYHKSILFWDNIRNIEGKTKLINYLTDIQTKYRYNIIDTHILFKNILRHYPELNEKDLYIYLQE